Proteins encoded within one genomic window of Nonomuraea gerenzanensis:
- a CDS encoding MGH1-like glycoside hydrolase domain-containing protein: MNAERQRLEQSAAPDAPWRRWGPYLSERQWGTVREDYGSGEAWDYLPHDHARSRAYRWGEDGLGGISDDRQRLCLSVALWNGRDPILKERPFGLTNGEGNHGEDVKEYYYYLDNTPTHSYMKFLYKYPQAEFPYADLVTVNGARDRQAFEYELLDTGVFDDGRYFDVFVEYAKAAPEDVLVQVTVANRGPEQAEVHVLPTVWFRKTWSWPGGTAKPALRATGDSIVRAEHEELGTYHVYFQQGAPLLFTENETNNERVFGSPSTTPYVKDGIGRHVVEGAENAVNPARTGTKAAAHHVLSVPAGGTATVRLRMTAGEVADPLGAAFDELFELRRAEADGFYAELTPAGSSADEAAVLRQALAGLLWSKQYYCYDVDGWLRAHGQDPWTPSDRRNHGWFGMDAHDIIVMPDKWEYPWFAAWDLAFHAVALAVVDLDLAKHQVELLLDDRYLHLSGQMPAYEWNFSDVNPPVHAWAARFIYLLETQLRGQGDLDFLQRVFQKLLLNFAWWLNRKDPEGRNVYEGGFLGLDNIGVFDRSAPLPTGGSLDQADGTAWMAFYAQNMLQLAVELTGRDPAYEDLAVKFAGHFLWIAAATDRVGDVKDEMWDEADGFFYDVLRLPDGSGSRLRVRSLVGLLPLCASTVFPPLAPEGEEGPLAAKIRRFAERHPWLRGGMSAADRQGVAGRRLLSLLDEGKLRRVLARMLDEEEFLSPYGIRSLSRHHLDHPYEFWAAGQSYQVRYVPAESDSGMFGGNSNWRGPVWVPMNALIIRALLNLYVFYGDDFTVECPTGSGNRMTLFEVGKELAARLTRIFLPDEDGRRPLYGGLRIYQEDPHWRDLLQFHEYFHGDDGAGLGAAHQTGWTADIAVFMIFFGNLSAADLLAGHRTKEPGR; encoded by the coding sequence ATGAACGCGGAGAGGCAACGGCTGGAGCAGTCGGCTGCGCCCGACGCCCCGTGGCGCCGGTGGGGCCCCTATCTCAGCGAACGCCAGTGGGGCACGGTCCGCGAGGACTACGGCTCCGGCGAGGCGTGGGACTACCTCCCGCACGACCACGCCCGCTCCCGCGCCTACCGCTGGGGCGAGGACGGCCTCGGCGGCATCAGCGACGACCGGCAGCGGCTGTGCCTGTCGGTGGCCCTGTGGAACGGCAGGGACCCGATCCTGAAGGAGCGGCCGTTCGGGCTGACCAACGGCGAGGGCAACCACGGCGAGGACGTCAAGGAGTACTACTACTACCTCGACAACACCCCCACGCACTCCTACATGAAGTTCCTGTACAAGTACCCGCAGGCCGAGTTCCCCTACGCCGACCTGGTGACCGTCAACGGCGCCCGGGACCGGCAGGCGTTCGAGTACGAGCTGCTCGACACGGGCGTCTTCGACGACGGCCGCTACTTCGACGTCTTCGTCGAGTACGCCAAGGCGGCGCCCGAGGACGTGCTGGTCCAGGTCACCGTGGCCAACCGCGGCCCGGAGCAGGCCGAGGTCCACGTGCTGCCGACGGTGTGGTTCCGCAAGACCTGGTCCTGGCCGGGTGGCACCGCCAAGCCCGCCCTGCGCGCGACCGGCGACTCCATCGTCCGGGCCGAGCACGAGGAGCTGGGCACGTACCACGTCTACTTCCAGCAGGGCGCGCCGCTGCTGTTCACCGAGAACGAGACGAACAACGAGCGGGTGTTCGGCAGTCCCAGCACCACGCCGTACGTCAAGGACGGCATCGGCCGGCACGTCGTCGAGGGCGCCGAGAACGCCGTCAACCCCGCCAGGACCGGCACGAAGGCGGCGGCGCACCACGTGCTGAGCGTCCCGGCGGGCGGCACGGCGACCGTGCGGCTCCGGATGACCGCGGGCGAGGTCGCCGACCCGCTCGGCGCGGCCTTCGACGAGCTCTTCGAGCTGCGGCGGGCCGAGGCCGACGGCTTCTACGCCGAGCTCACCCCGGCAGGCTCCAGCGCCGATGAGGCGGCGGTGCTCCGCCAGGCCCTCGCCGGGCTGCTGTGGAGCAAGCAGTACTACTGCTACGACGTGGACGGCTGGCTGCGGGCGCACGGGCAGGACCCGTGGACCCCGTCGGACCGGCGCAACCACGGCTGGTTCGGGATGGACGCCCACGACATCATCGTCATGCCGGACAAGTGGGAGTACCCCTGGTTCGCGGCCTGGGACCTGGCCTTCCACGCGGTCGCGCTGGCCGTCGTGGACCTCGACCTGGCCAAGCACCAGGTGGAGCTGCTGCTGGACGACAGGTACCTGCACCTCAGCGGCCAGATGCCGGCCTACGAGTGGAACTTCAGCGACGTCAACCCGCCCGTGCACGCCTGGGCGGCGCGCTTCATCTACCTGCTGGAGACGCAGCTCCGCGGCCAGGGCGACCTGGACTTCCTGCAGCGGGTGTTCCAGAAGCTGCTGCTGAACTTCGCCTGGTGGCTCAACCGCAAGGACCCCGAGGGCCGCAACGTGTACGAGGGCGGCTTCCTCGGCCTGGACAACATCGGCGTGTTCGACCGCAGCGCGCCGCTGCCCACCGGCGGCTCCCTGGACCAGGCCGACGGCACCGCCTGGATGGCCTTCTACGCCCAGAACATGTTGCAGCTCGCCGTGGAGCTGACCGGTCGCGACCCCGCCTACGAGGACCTCGCGGTCAAGTTCGCCGGGCACTTCCTGTGGATCGCCGCCGCCACCGACCGGGTGGGCGACGTCAAGGACGAGATGTGGGACGAGGCCGACGGCTTCTTCTACGACGTCCTGCGGCTGCCCGACGGCTCGGGCTCGCGGCTGCGGGTGCGCTCGCTGGTCGGGCTGCTGCCCCTGTGCGCCTCCACGGTCTTCCCGCCGCTCGCCCCCGAGGGCGAGGAGGGCCCGCTGGCCGCGAAGATCCGCCGCTTCGCCGAGCGGCATCCGTGGCTGCGCGGCGGCATGTCGGCCGCAGACCGGCAGGGCGTGGCGGGGCGGCGGCTGCTGTCGCTGCTCGACGAGGGCAAGCTGCGCCGGGTGCTGGCCCGCATGCTCGACGAGGAGGAGTTCCTGAGCCCGTACGGCATCCGTTCCCTGTCGCGCCACCACCTCGACCACCCCTACGAGTTCTGGGCGGCCGGGCAGTCCTACCAGGTCCGCTACGTGCCGGCCGAGTCCGACAGCGGCATGTTCGGCGGCAACTCCAACTGGCGGGGGCCGGTCTGGGTGCCGATGAACGCGCTGATCATCCGGGCGCTGCTGAACCTGTACGTCTTCTACGGCGACGACTTCACCGTGGAGTGCCCCACCGGATCCGGCAACCGGATGACGCTGTTCGAGGTGGGCAAGGAGCTCGCCGCCCGGCTCACCCGCATCTTCCTGCCCGACGAGGACGGCCGCCGCCCGCTGTACGGCGGGCTGCGGATCTACCAGGAGGACCCCCACTGGCGGGACCTGCTGCAGTTCCACGAGTACTTTCACGGGGACGACGGGGCGGGGCTCGGCGCCGCGCACCAGACCGGATGGACGGCCGACATCGCCGTCTTCATGATCTTTTTCGGCAACCTCTCCGCCGCCGACCTGCTGGCCGGGCACCGAACCAAGGAGCCGGGACGATGA
- a CDS encoding cation transporting ATPase C-terminal domain-containing protein → MFAFRMSREAGSGPFLLMGLRAQRALCSPPVYVVIAAGLLAAWSEDLWAGAAMLTVVTMAVVHIWALDRRVAATIAPLGVPPVITPLTRAITRFRLLTALVMLVAAGALIAAGTVFGLETSAVRTAVAVLMIVCVPWELPSIVAAALATGAVRMAHGRTLVRRPAAVEKLGATTVVCTRRAGLLTLDRAYVTTVVAGGRGYEVTGAGCDQGEITLAGVVVGPGENLALDACLQAGLSCNDARVVEREGVASAVGDPTERALLASACKLGLEKVSPRVATLPHTPEQLFMATLHEPVGDEPAMVYAKGAVERVLYLCADRLGADGQAGELDRREILDTARWLTRRGLRVLAFASAPAGPGQAELTERSLPPLTFLGLQAMHNPVLTGALEAVRGCEAAGVRVKIITGDDAVTARSSAAWVGLSQEALSGAQLADHRFGGPVSLDRATVFARLRPEEERRLVQVLRSHHHVVAVIDGQAAGAGRGQADVGVGTCLSDEGADVVLPGGTFAAAAAGIAEGRAALESAARYTGCALVSRVLAFLLVLAVLLGLDPPVEPVHLLWLYLATTMGLMIALNAELRTREPAFRPLPGRVRPPLAPVRMVETLLVAAVLAVQACAVSAWALTQDAGPAEAQTVALTSTSLVVLARSSAALFLTPGGVRAGPYDRRAVVALLAMVALQPALVYVPVFNRLFATAPLDLPFWPLIIGASAGACGIIAVLTELVRRGTPPARRQVILDG, encoded by the coding sequence ATGTTCGCCTTCAGAATGTCCAGGGAAGCGGGCTCCGGCCCCTTCCTGCTGATGGGACTACGCGCGCAACGGGCCCTGTGCTCGCCACCGGTGTACGTGGTCATCGCCGCCGGCCTGCTCGCGGCCTGGTCGGAGGACCTGTGGGCCGGCGCGGCGATGCTGACCGTCGTCACCATGGCGGTCGTGCACATCTGGGCCCTGGACAGGCGGGTCGCGGCCACGATCGCCCCCCTCGGGGTGCCTCCCGTGATCACTCCGCTGACCAGGGCGATCACCCGCTTCCGGCTCCTGACGGCGCTGGTCATGCTGGTGGCCGCGGGCGCCCTGATCGCCGCGGGGACGGTGTTCGGGCTGGAGACGTCCGCCGTGCGTACCGCCGTCGCCGTGCTCATGATCGTGTGCGTGCCCTGGGAGCTGCCGTCCATCGTGGCGGCCGCGCTGGCCACGGGGGCCGTGCGCATGGCGCACGGCCGGACGCTGGTGCGCCGGCCCGCCGCCGTGGAGAAGCTGGGCGCGACCACGGTCGTCTGCACCCGCAGGGCCGGCCTGCTCACGCTGGACCGGGCCTACGTCACCACGGTGGTCGCGGGCGGGCGCGGCTACGAGGTGACGGGAGCCGGGTGCGACCAGGGTGAGATCACGCTGGCCGGGGTGGTGGTGGGGCCGGGCGAGAACCTGGCGCTGGACGCCTGCCTCCAGGCCGGGCTGAGCTGCAACGACGCGCGAGTCGTGGAGCGGGAGGGCGTCGCGTCCGCCGTGGGCGATCCCACGGAGCGCGCGCTGCTGGCCAGCGCCTGCAAGCTGGGCCTGGAGAAGGTCTCGCCGCGCGTCGCCACGCTGCCCCACACGCCGGAGCAGCTGTTCATGGCGACCCTGCACGAGCCGGTCGGCGACGAACCCGCGATGGTGTACGCCAAGGGCGCCGTCGAGCGCGTCCTGTACCTGTGCGCGGACCGGCTCGGCGCCGACGGCCAGGCCGGCGAGCTGGACCGGCGCGAGATCCTGGACACCGCGCGGTGGCTGACCCGCCGCGGGCTGCGCGTGCTGGCCTTCGCCTCCGCCCCGGCCGGTCCAGGCCAGGCGGAGCTGACGGAGCGTTCCCTCCCGCCCCTGACGTTCCTGGGGTTGCAGGCCATGCACAACCCGGTGCTCACCGGGGCGCTGGAGGCCGTGCGGGGCTGCGAGGCCGCCGGGGTGCGGGTGAAGATCATCACCGGTGACGACGCCGTCACGGCCCGGTCCAGCGCGGCCTGGGTCGGGCTGTCGCAAGAGGCGCTGAGCGGCGCGCAGCTGGCCGACCACCGCTTCGGCGGGCCGGTGTCGCTGGACCGGGCCACCGTGTTCGCACGCCTGCGGCCCGAGGAGGAGCGCCGGCTGGTGCAGGTGCTGCGCAGCCACCACCACGTGGTGGCCGTGATCGACGGCCAGGCGGCGGGAGCGGGGCGCGGGCAGGCCGACGTCGGGGTCGGCACCTGCCTCAGCGACGAGGGCGCCGACGTGGTCCTGCCCGGCGGCACGTTCGCGGCGGCGGCGGCGGGCATCGCCGAGGGCCGCGCCGCCCTGGAGAGCGCCGCGCGCTACACCGGCTGCGCGCTCGTGTCCCGCGTGCTGGCCTTCCTCCTGGTGCTCGCCGTGCTGCTCGGCCTGGACCCGCCGGTCGAGCCCGTTCACCTGCTCTGGCTGTACCTCGCCACCACGATGGGCCTGATGATCGCGCTCAACGCCGAGCTGCGCACGCGCGAGCCGGCGTTCCGCCCGCTGCCGGGACGGGTCAGGCCGCCGCTGGCCCCCGTCCGCATGGTCGAGACGCTCCTGGTCGCGGCCGTGCTGGCCGTTCAGGCGTGCGCCGTGTCCGCCTGGGCGCTGACGCAGGACGCCGGGCCCGCCGAGGCGCAGACGGTGGCGCTGACGTCCACCAGCCTGGTGGTGCTCGCCCGCTCCTCGGCCGCGCTCTTCCTCACCCCCGGCGGCGTGCGCGCCGGCCCGTACGACCGGCGGGCCGTCGTCGCGCTGCTGGCCATGGTCGCGCTCCAGCCGGCCCTGGTCTACGTGCCCGTGTTCAACCGGCTGTTCGCCACCGCCCCGCTGGACCTGCCGTTCTGGCCGTTGATCATCGGCGCGAGCGCCGGCGCCTGCGGCATCATCGCGGTGCTCACGGAGCTGGTCCGCCGCGGCACGCCACCCGCGCGCCGCCAAGTCATCCTCGACGGGTGA
- a CDS encoding SHOCT domain-containing protein, with protein MGLLYRRRRPLRNAAMLAGAGVLAYQAGKRHQETGEYDQDPYEPSGPPQSGGGMADQLERLKALLDQGAISEEEYRTAKQQVLSG; from the coding sequence ATGGGCTTGCTCTACAGACGCAGGCGGCCGCTGCGCAACGCGGCGATGCTGGCCGGCGCGGGTGTGCTGGCCTACCAGGCAGGCAAACGCCACCAGGAGACGGGCGAGTACGACCAGGACCCGTACGAGCCGTCCGGCCCGCCGCAGAGCGGCGGCGGCATGGCCGACCAGCTGGAACGGCTGAAGGCGCTGCTCGACCAGGGCGCCATCAGCGAGGAGGAGTACCGGACCGCCAAGCAGCAGGTCCTGTCCGGCTGA
- a CDS encoding DUF7144 family membrane protein produces the protein MTGMTGKSYSTRQSWVAGAALFAAIMMITVGFFQALEGIAAIIANEFYVPTRNYVYVIDVTAWGWIHLVLGVAVGVAGWGVMVAQLWARIVGIAAAVLSAVANFFFIPYYPFWAMLIIALDIFIIWTLCVYGKREAREAGMRES, from the coding sequence ATGACAGGCATGACAGGCAAGAGCTATTCGACCAGGCAGAGCTGGGTCGCGGGAGCGGCCCTGTTCGCCGCCATCATGATGATCACCGTGGGGTTCTTCCAGGCACTCGAGGGCATCGCGGCCATCATCGCCAACGAGTTCTACGTGCCCACCCGCAACTACGTCTACGTCATCGACGTGACCGCCTGGGGCTGGATCCACCTGGTGCTCGGCGTCGCTGTCGGCGTCGCGGGCTGGGGCGTCATGGTCGCCCAGCTCTGGGCCCGCATCGTGGGGATCGCCGCGGCCGTGCTGAGCGCGGTGGCGAACTTCTTCTTCATCCCCTACTACCCCTTCTGGGCGATGCTGATCATCGCACTCGACATCTTCATCATCTGGACGCTCTGCGTGTACGGCAAGCGCGAGGCCAGGGAAGCCGGGATGCGAGAGAGCTGA
- a CDS encoding DUF6069 family protein gives MYDGESQLAPSSPPPPVIDLRRLWGGGLATAMVAALVAWVAVLIARAVFNAELLTPESRGLTRASGTTLYVISAGAGALIATLILQLMVALTPRPLAYFGWIIGLITVACSVLPFTVEAPLLDQLLTGFANLAVGLVIVTLLPKVGYHTIRPGEPAPPPLQ, from the coding sequence ATGTACGACGGAGAATCGCAGCTCGCGCCCTCCTCTCCCCCTCCCCCCGTGATCGACCTGCGCCGGCTCTGGGGCGGCGGCCTGGCCACCGCCATGGTCGCCGCGCTGGTGGCGTGGGTGGCCGTGCTCATCGCGCGGGCCGTCTTCAACGCCGAGCTGCTGACCCCGGAGAGCAGGGGGCTGACCCGCGCGTCCGGCACGACCCTGTACGTCATCTCCGCCGGCGCGGGAGCGCTCATCGCCACGCTGATCCTGCAGCTCATGGTCGCGCTCACACCGCGGCCACTGGCCTACTTCGGCTGGATCATCGGGCTGATCACGGTGGCCTGCTCCGTCCTGCCCTTCACCGTGGAGGCACCCCTGCTCGACCAGCTCCTCACGGGCTTCGCCAACCTCGCCGTCGGGCTCGTCATCGTGACGCTGCTGCCCAAGGTCGGCTACCACACGATCCGGCCGGGCGAGCCCGCTCCACCGCCCCTGCAGTGA
- a CDS encoding DUF1269 domain-containing protein yields the protein MADLIAIGYPDESTAYEAEREVQRLTSELIIQPDAVAVISRDAEGKLHVSTHHQPVASGATWGMFWGLLFGMLFFVPFLGMALGAGLGAVMGKVEKSGIDRAFQQQVRDMLQPGTSALFLVVEKVTPDKAVAALSKYGGTVLKSSLSRETEQALQEALHGEGK from the coding sequence ATGGCGGACCTGATCGCGATCGGCTACCCGGACGAGTCGACGGCCTACGAGGCCGAACGCGAGGTTCAGCGGCTCACCAGCGAGCTGATCATCCAGCCCGACGCCGTGGCGGTGATCTCCCGCGACGCCGAGGGCAAGCTGCACGTCAGCACCCACCACCAGCCGGTGGCCAGCGGCGCGACCTGGGGCATGTTCTGGGGGCTGCTGTTCGGCATGCTGTTCTTCGTGCCGTTCCTCGGCATGGCCCTGGGAGCCGGTCTCGGCGCGGTGATGGGCAAGGTGGAGAAGTCCGGCATCGACCGGGCCTTCCAGCAGCAGGTGCGCGACATGTTGCAGCCCGGCACGTCCGCGCTGTTCCTGGTGGTGGAGAAGGTGACCCCGGACAAGGCCGTGGCCGCGCTCAGCAAGTACGGCGGCACCGTGCTGAAGTCCTCCCTGTCGCGCGAGACCGAGCAGGCGCTGCAGGAGGCGCTGCACGGAGAAGGCAAGTAA
- a CDS encoding DUF7144 family membrane protein, protein MTEDHAPIPATAKDNWALGIAAFAGCVMVMIAIFQVVTGIAALVNGETYLMTEHRLLLADPATWGWVHLVLGVLVGLAAFGIFAGVGPARAAGILLAAIGALANFLDLPVRPLWSAALIALYVTVIWALSVYTRPYRADG, encoded by the coding sequence ATGACTGAGGACCACGCGCCGATCCCGGCGACCGCCAAGGACAACTGGGCCCTGGGGATCGCCGCCTTCGCCGGGTGCGTGATGGTGATGATCGCGATCTTCCAGGTCGTCACCGGGATCGCCGCGCTCGTGAACGGTGAGACCTATCTGATGACCGAGCACCGGCTCCTGCTCGCCGATCCGGCGACGTGGGGCTGGGTGCATCTGGTGCTGGGAGTCCTGGTCGGGCTCGCCGCCTTCGGGATCTTCGCCGGGGTGGGCCCGGCCCGCGCCGCCGGGATCCTGCTCGCGGCGATCGGCGCGCTCGCGAACTTCCTCGACCTGCCCGTGCGGCCGCTGTGGTCGGCGGCGCTGATCGCCCTGTACGTCACGGTCATCTGGGCCCTGTCCGTCTACACGCGCCCGTACCGCGCGGACGGCTGA
- a CDS encoding alpha-amylase family protein → MRKQRAPIIYEVNTRVWLSDVGLRYGCPARLQDVPKEAWDELSPPGVDTIWLMGVWQRSPEGRAIALADPELRRGFAEALPGVTDGDIAGSPYCVRDYVADEGVGGPEGLVAARAELNRRELALLLDYVPNHVAPDHPWVAAHPEYFVRGGAEDLGRDPAAFLERGGHVYARGRDPFFPPWPDVVQLNAFSQGLRTSTVDTLARIGEYCDGVRCDMAMLMTNQVFDRTWGARAGRAPAKDFWPSVLDRVRKRHPGMTFVAEAYWDMEWTLQQQGFDYCYDKRLYDRLLGGDAGSVRAHLTAGLSYQQGLVRFLENHDEPRAAATMHPAKARAAATMIATLPGAVLWHEGQFEGRRVRVPVFLARRPDEPAAEGLRAFHERLIAAVASSGMRDGAWRLLDCHGWPDNGSCAGMLAWSWAGADARHLVVINLQDRPAQARLPLPWPGLRERQWILRDLLTGAVHERAGTPMHTEGLYVELDGWATHVFTVEPAAP, encoded by the coding sequence ATGAGGAAGCAACGCGCACCGATCATCTACGAGGTCAACACCCGGGTGTGGCTCAGCGACGTGGGGCTCCGCTACGGCTGCCCGGCCCGCCTCCAGGACGTGCCGAAGGAGGCGTGGGACGAGCTGAGCCCGCCGGGGGTCGACACGATCTGGCTGATGGGCGTCTGGCAGCGCAGCCCCGAGGGCCGCGCCATCGCGCTGGCCGACCCGGAGCTGCGCAGGGGCTTCGCCGAGGCGCTGCCGGGCGTCACCGACGGCGACATCGCCGGCTCGCCGTACTGCGTGCGCGACTACGTCGCCGACGAGGGCGTGGGCGGCCCGGAGGGGCTGGTGGCGGCGCGGGCGGAGCTCAACCGGCGCGAGCTGGCCCTGCTGCTCGACTACGTCCCCAACCACGTGGCCCCCGACCACCCCTGGGTGGCCGCGCACCCCGAGTACTTCGTCCGGGGCGGCGCCGAGGACCTGGGCCGTGACCCCGCCGCCTTCCTCGAACGCGGTGGCCACGTCTACGCCAGGGGCCGGGACCCGTTCTTCCCGCCGTGGCCGGACGTCGTCCAGCTCAACGCCTTCTCCCAGGGCCTGCGCACCTCCACCGTGGACACCCTGGCCCGCATCGGCGAGTACTGCGACGGGGTGCGCTGCGACATGGCGATGCTGATGACCAACCAGGTGTTCGACAGGACCTGGGGCGCGCGGGCCGGCAGGGCGCCGGCCAAGGACTTCTGGCCGTCCGTCCTCGACCGGGTCAGGAAGCGGCACCCGGGGATGACGTTCGTGGCCGAGGCGTACTGGGACATGGAGTGGACGCTGCAGCAGCAGGGCTTCGACTACTGCTACGACAAGCGCCTGTACGACCGGCTGCTGGGCGGCGACGCCGGCTCCGTGCGGGCGCACCTGACCGCCGGGCTGTCCTACCAGCAGGGCCTGGTGCGGTTCCTGGAGAACCACGACGAGCCCAGAGCCGCCGCGACCATGCACCCGGCCAAGGCGCGGGCGGCGGCGACGATGATCGCGACCCTGCCCGGCGCGGTGCTGTGGCACGAGGGCCAGTTCGAGGGCCGGCGGGTCCGGGTGCCGGTCTTCCTCGCCCGCCGTCCCGACGAGCCCGCGGCCGAGGGCCTGCGCGCCTTCCACGAACGGCTCATCGCCGCCGTGGCCTCCTCCGGCATGCGTGACGGCGCGTGGCGCCTGCTCGACTGCCACGGCTGGCCCGACAACGGGTCCTGCGCCGGCATGCTGGCCTGGAGCTGGGCCGGGGCGGACGCGCGGCACCTCGTCGTGATCAATCTCCAGGACCGCCCCGCGCAGGCGCGCCTGCCGCTGCCCTGGCCCGGCCTGCGGGAGCGGCAGTGGATCCTGCGCGACCTGCTCACCGGCGCCGTCCACGAGCGGGCCGGGACCCCGATGCACACCGAGGGCCTGTACGTCGAGCTCGACGGCTGGGCGACGCACGTCTTCACGGTAGAGCCCGCCGCCCCCTGA